A single Candidatus Beckwithbacteria bacterium DNA region contains:
- a CDS encoding NTP transferase domain-containing protein: MKGIILAGGKATRLRPLTLVTSKQLLPVYDKPMIYYPLETLLKAGIKDILIIIAPDYAGHFLHLLGSGKEFNCRFSYEIQEEARGLADAFIVGERFVGDDSVALILGDNIFDYDFSKEIQSFKNGGLNFVKEVPDPERYGIIEFDNTGKVLSIEEKPQNPKSNYASVGFYVFDNRVCDIAKSLTPSQRGEIEMTSYLGSPAINNTYFEKGELTAKIINGFWEDAGTFDSLLRANNYWAEKAQSAK, encoded by the coding sequence ATGAAAGGCATTATTTTAGCCGGAGGCAAAGCAACAAGACTTCGACCTTTGACGCTGGTTACTTCCAAACAATTACTTCCTGTTTACGACAAACCCATGATCTATTATCCCTTAGAAACTCTTTTGAAAGCAGGCATTAAAGATATTTTAATTATCATTGCTCCTGATTATGCTGGGCATTTTTTGCACCTCTTAGGATCAGGAAAAGAATTTAATTGTAGGTTTAGCTATGAAATTCAGGAAGAAGCTCGAGGTTTAGCCGATGCTTTTATTGTTGGTGAACGCTTTGTTGGCGATGACAGCGTAGCTCTAATTTTAGGTGATAATATTTTTGATTATGATTTTTCTAAAGAAATACAAAGCTTTAAGAATGGAGGACTGAACTTTGTAAAAGAAGTACCTGATCCTGAGAGATATGGAATTATTGAATTTGATAATACGGGAAAAGTTTTATCTATTGAAGAAAAGCCTCAAAACCCTAAAAGCAATTATGCCTCTGTTGGTTTTTATGTTTTTGATAATCGAGTTTGTGATATTGCTAAATCGTTAACGCCTTCTCAGAGAGGTGAGATAGAAATGACTAGCTATCTTGGATCTCCAGCAATCAATAACACCTATTTTGAAAAAGGTGAATTAACAGCTAAAATAATAAATGGGTTTTGGGAAGATGCTGGGACATTTGACTCTTTGCTTCGAGCTAATAACTACTGGGCAGAAAAAGCCCAAAGTGCAAAATAA